A DNA window from Moorella thermoacetica contains the following coding sequences:
- a CDS encoding DMT family transporter yields MLVFFFLALGIGAIWALQPVINAGLARSTGPLMASTISFLIGSLLLIISVVITQWLTKDPLDFAALSRVNPVYYMGGAIGAAVVLGMTTIIPKLGAGGVLSAAITGQLIMAAIIDHFGLLGAPRIALNSLRLIGIILLLIGVNLVIYK; encoded by the coding sequence ATGCTCGTATTTTTCTTTTTGGCCCTTGGTATCGGAGCTATATGGGCGCTTCAGCCGGTGATAAATGCCGGGTTGGCCCGATCAACTGGCCCCCTGATGGCATCCACAATTTCTTTTTTAATTGGTTCATTGCTGCTAATAATATCAGTTGTGATTACTCAATGGTTAACAAAAGACCCCCTCGATTTCGCAGCACTTAGTCGTGTTAACCCTGTATATTATATGGGAGGGGCAATCGGTGCTGCTGTCGTACTTGGTATGACGACGATTATTCCCAAACTCGGTGCAGGAGGGGTACTTTCTGCGGCGATTACAGGTCAACTTATTATGGCGGCAATAATCGATCATTTTGGTCTATTAGGCGCTCCTCGTATAGCTCTTAACTCGCTGCGTTTAATAGGTATAATCCTTCTATTAATTGGTGTAAACTTAGTAATTTACAAGTAG
- a CDS encoding ring-opening amidohydrolase: MQKVEVFRIPTASPDDISGLATLIDSGKINPAEIVAILGKTEGNGCVNDFTRGFATQSLAMYLAEKLGISREEVVKKVAFIMSGGTEGVMTPHITVFVRKDVQEPAKPGKRLAVGVAFTRDFLPEELGRMEQVNEVARAVKEAMKDAQIDDPRDVHFVQIKCPLLTAERIEDAKRRGKDVVVNDTYKSMAYSRGASALGVALALGEISADKISNEAICHDWNLYSSVASTSAGVELLNDEIIVVGNSTNSASDLVIGHSVMKDAIDADAVRAALKDAGLKFDCCPPAEELAKIVNVLAKAEAASSGTVRGRRNTMLDDSDINHTRSARAVVNAVIASVVGDPMVYVSGGAEHQGPDGGGPIAVIARV, from the coding sequence ATGCAAAAAGTTGAAGTCTTTCGTATCCCAACAGCCTCACCTGATGATATCAGCGGGTTGGCTACTTTGATTGACTCAGGGAAGATTAATCCGGCTGAAATTGTAGCTATTCTGGGCAAGACGGAAGGTAATGGTTGTGTTAACGATTTTACTCGCGGTTTTGCTACCCAATCTCTAGCAATGTATCTAGCAGAAAAATTGGGAATAAGCCGCGAAGAAGTTGTAAAAAAAGTTGCGTTTATAATGTCAGGCGGTACTGAGGGTGTTATGACGCCGCACATTACTGTCTTTGTCCGAAAAGATGTCCAGGAACCAGCTAAGCCAGGAAAGCGCTTGGCAGTAGGCGTAGCTTTTACGCGGGACTTTCTGCCGGAAGAATTGGGCCGGATGGAACAGGTAAACGAAGTGGCTCGAGCTGTAAAAGAGGCTATGAAAGACGCCCAAATAGATGATCCCCGCGACGTTCACTTTGTTCAGATAAAGTGCCCGCTTTTGACTGCTGAAAGAATTGAGGATGCCAAGCGACGCGGGAAAGATGTTGTGGTAAATGACACTTATAAATCAATGGCTTACTCACGTGGCGCCTCAGCTCTCGGAGTGGCCCTCGCACTGGGCGAGATATCTGCGGATAAGATTAGCAACGAAGCAATTTGTCATGACTGGAATCTCTACTCTAGTGTGGCTTCGACGTCAGCGGGGGTTGAACTTCTTAATGACGAAATTATCGTAGTAGGAAACTCTACCAATAGTGCCAGTGATTTGGTTATAGGCCACTCTGTTATGAAGGATGCCATTGACGCTGATGCAGTACGTGCTGCCCTTAAAGATGCCGGTTTAAAATTTGATTGTTGCCCGCCAGCAGAAGAGCTTGCTAAGATCGTTAATGTACTGGCCAAGGCTGAGGCCGCATCTTCTGGTACAGTAAGGGGTAGGCGTAACACGATGCTTGATGACTCTGATATCAATCATACCCGCTCGGCGCGAGCAGTAGTAAATGCTGTTATTGCCAGCGTGGTAGGAGATCCTATGGTCTACGTTTCCGGTGGTGCAGAGCATCAAGGGCCTGATGGCGGTGGCCCAATTGCTGTTATTGCCAGGGTGTAG
- a CDS encoding DUF1116 domain-containing protein, with product MTLSRDLINGPVKVVNVGLESFAHDLTSLGVANIHVEWRPPANGDPHLVRLLALIEENIDVINTANQKAINRLLEAQPKLIDIKLAGEVIPGFERNMILHSGPPITWSKMCGPMRGAVIGALIYEGLADNAEQAEKLAASGEIKFAPCHEYSAVGPMSGIISASMPVFVVENETAGNRAYSNFNEGLGKVLRFGANSPEIIERLRWIRDVLAPALRNAILACGGVDLKTLTAKALQMGDECHNRNLAATSLLTRTLMPALVKTCPPNKLEEVASFLAKNDHFYLNISMAACKAILDAAHGIPGSTLVTAMARNGVEFGIRVSGLGNEWFTAPAPYVKGLYFPGYNDEDANPDLGDSAITETCGLGGFAMAAAPAIVQFVGGTPQDALNYTLEMYNITLTSNPAYTIPNLGFRPTPTGIDVLKVVETGINPIINTGIAHREAGVGQIGAGLVRAPMECFVAALHRLAETIS from the coding sequence ATGACTTTAAGTAGAGATTTAATAAATGGTCCTGTCAAGGTTGTTAATGTAGGGCTTGAGTCTTTTGCCCATGACTTGACTTCGCTGGGCGTCGCTAATATACATGTAGAATGGAGACCGCCCGCCAATGGCGACCCGCATCTTGTCCGACTGTTGGCCTTGATTGAAGAAAATATTGATGTTATTAACACCGCCAATCAAAAAGCTATCAATCGTTTACTGGAAGCGCAACCGAAGCTTATCGATATCAAGCTTGCTGGCGAGGTAATACCTGGCTTCGAGCGCAATATGATATTGCACTCTGGTCCGCCGATTACATGGAGTAAAATGTGCGGGCCTATGCGGGGTGCTGTTATTGGTGCACTTATCTATGAAGGCTTGGCAGATAATGCAGAGCAAGCCGAGAAATTGGCTGCTAGTGGCGAAATAAAGTTTGCTCCCTGTCACGAATATAGCGCTGTTGGTCCTATGTCCGGGATTATTTCAGCTTCTATGCCAGTTTTTGTTGTTGAAAATGAAACCGCTGGAAACCGGGCATACTCAAACTTTAATGAAGGCTTGGGCAAGGTCTTGCGTTTCGGTGCCAATTCTCCCGAAATTATAGAGCGTTTGCGCTGGATTCGTGATGTCCTGGCACCGGCGTTACGCAATGCCATTTTGGCATGTGGTGGTGTAGACCTCAAGACTCTTACTGCCAAAGCTCTCCAGATGGGAGACGAATGCCACAATCGCAACCTGGCGGCAACTTCCTTATTGACACGTACCTTGATGCCTGCATTAGTTAAAACCTGTCCACCTAACAAACTGGAGGAGGTTGCTTCTTTCCTGGCCAAAAACGATCATTTCTATCTTAATATTTCCATGGCCGCCTGTAAGGCAATCCTCGATGCCGCACATGGAATCCCTGGAAGTACACTTGTTACGGCTATGGCACGTAATGGGGTAGAGTTTGGTATTCGCGTCAGCGGGCTTGGTAATGAGTGGTTTACAGCTCCGGCGCCATATGTTAAAGGGCTCTATTTCCCTGGGTACAACGATGAAGATGCTAACCCTGATCTAGGAGACAGTGCTATTACTGAAACGTGCGGTCTTGGCGGCTTTGCTATGGCAGCGGCACCAGCTATTGTGCAGTTTGTAGGTGGTACCCCTCAGGATGCCCTTAACTATACCCTAGAGATGTACAATATTACTTTGACCTCAAACCCTGCCTACACTATTCCTAATCTCGGTTTTCGGCCAACCCCAACAGGGATTGATGTTTTAAAGGTTGTTGAAACAGGCATTAATCCAATCATCAATACAGGTATTGCCCACCGTGAGGCAGGTGTGGGGCAGATAGGGGCCGGTCTTGTCCGGGCGCCTATGGAGTGTTTTGTAGCAGCACTGCATCGTCTCGCTGAAACTATTTCCTAA
- the fdrA gene encoding acyl-CoA synthetase FdrA: protein MVIRWLIKPKMYQDSVKLMKLSAELRKQDGVKQASVIMATEMNKSTLQDIGMLVPEVAAANADDLAIIVAVDTEEQAQKAVELAEKLLNRAEVQQGETKQQFPKTLRSAVEALPGANLALISVPGTYAAAEALKALNLGLNVHLFSDNVTLEDEVRLKQIGTKKGLLVMGPDCGTAIIDGVPLAFANVVARGKIGIVGASGTGIQEATVLIERLGGGISHAIGTGGRDLLDEVGGQMMLLGIDLLEDDPATEVILLISKPAGPRTANKILDRVKQCKKPVVVNLLKGDLNAIQSAGVVGAATIEDAAYKAVALANGEEAVAMPENYWGDYSKQIAMLESQLGPNQRYIRGLFTGGTLADEAMVILSDIVGDIFSNIPLKPELKLPSARKSHKHTIVDLGDDEFTRGRPHPMIDPLPRNERLMQEYADPEVGVILCDVVTGYGSHADPAGELARAVARARDAYPSNNPAVIAFVCGTEADPQPLSEQVKVLEKEGIFVLPSNAEAARAAGRIIKLHESRRV, encoded by the coding sequence GTGGTTATTCGCTGGCTAATTAAACCTAAGATGTATCAGGATTCTGTAAAACTCATGAAGTTATCTGCTGAACTCCGTAAGCAGGACGGGGTAAAGCAAGCATCTGTGATTATGGCGACGGAGATGAATAAGAGCACTTTACAGGATATAGGTATGTTGGTGCCAGAAGTAGCTGCTGCCAATGCCGATGATCTGGCGATAATCGTGGCGGTAGATACAGAAGAGCAGGCACAAAAGGCTGTGGAGTTGGCGGAAAAACTTCTCAACCGTGCTGAAGTGCAACAGGGTGAGACTAAACAGCAATTTCCTAAGACCTTACGAAGTGCAGTAGAGGCTTTACCTGGTGCAAATCTGGCCCTTATCTCTGTACCAGGAACATATGCGGCAGCTGAGGCGCTTAAAGCACTGAACCTGGGACTTAACGTGCATCTATTTAGTGATAACGTTACGCTTGAAGATGAGGTCCGGCTCAAGCAAATCGGAACTAAGAAAGGACTGCTGGTAATGGGGCCGGATTGTGGCACGGCAATTATTGATGGGGTGCCCCTTGCCTTTGCCAACGTTGTTGCTCGTGGCAAGATAGGGATTGTTGGCGCTTCAGGAACCGGTATCCAAGAAGCCACTGTTCTGATCGAGCGTTTGGGAGGAGGTATTTCCCACGCCATAGGCACTGGAGGCAGGGACCTCTTAGATGAAGTTGGCGGGCAAATGATGCTTCTCGGTATTGATCTTCTTGAAGATGACCCTGCGACAGAGGTTATTTTATTGATCTCAAAACCTGCCGGACCACGGACGGCAAATAAAATACTGGATAGGGTTAAGCAGTGTAAGAAACCTGTAGTAGTGAATTTGCTTAAAGGCGATTTAAATGCCATCCAGTCAGCTGGTGTTGTGGGTGCCGCAACCATCGAAGATGCGGCTTACAAGGCAGTCGCTTTGGCCAATGGAGAAGAAGCAGTTGCCATGCCGGAAAATTACTGGGGAGATTACTCAAAACAGATCGCCATGCTGGAAAGCCAGCTGGGCCCGAACCAGCGTTATATTCGTGGCCTGTTTACAGGGGGCACCCTAGCCGACGAGGCAATGGTGATACTCAGCGATATCGTCGGTGATATCTTCTCCAATATCCCATTAAAACCAGAACTAAAATTACCTTCAGCAAGGAAAAGCCACAAGCATACCATTGTGGATTTAGGGGATGACGAGTTTACAAGAGGGCGTCCCCATCCTATGATAGATCCCCTTCCTCGCAACGAACGTTTAATGCAGGAGTATGCTGATCCGGAAGTAGGCGTTATCCTTTGTGATGTAGTTACAGGTTATGGGAGTCACGCTGACCCGGCAGGGGAACTGGCCCGCGCAGTGGCCCGTGCCCGGGATGCTTATCCGAGCAATAATCCGGCAGTAATTGCCTTTGTGTGTGGTACCGAAGCCGACCCGCAACCTCTTAGTGAACAGGTCAAAGTCCTCGAAAAAGAAGGGATTTTCGTCTTACCATCCAATGCGGAAGCAGCACGGGCGGCGGGAAGGATTATCAAGTTACACGAAAGCCGGAGGGTTTAA
- a CDS encoding DUF2877 domain-containing protein, which translates to MLLSEHEWNALYNRILVGEQLVFSKGPTSSIDTVLLMRRCIYAVRIYSPCDFGLKHVSLDSLWSLLFTYGKGPMLCAFNGSASPASDPIDKVVIQRGKQGIELLRISWNRDEWQFIADVAVKTLLGLGPGLTPSGDDLLVGYMSGLDLISTISSRAREIKKMMQSNVLSSLARTNEISQTHIRWACRGYYMEPLTALLKAIAGGEPEAVGNNMKKLLARGASSGTDTAIGLLLALENGKEMQRSGYSLAN; encoded by the coding sequence GTGCTGCTGAGCGAACATGAATGGAACGCCTTATACAATCGCATCCTGGTTGGGGAACAATTAGTTTTTAGTAAAGGTCCGACTTCTAGCATTGACACGGTATTATTAATGAGGCGTTGCATTTATGCAGTACGTATTTACTCACCATGCGATTTTGGCCTGAAGCATGTGTCTCTGGATTCCTTGTGGTCGCTTTTATTTACCTACGGTAAGGGACCGATGCTTTGCGCCTTTAACGGCAGTGCTTCCCCTGCCAGTGACCCTATCGATAAGGTTGTGATACAAAGGGGTAAGCAGGGCATCGAACTCCTCCGGATAAGCTGGAACCGAGACGAATGGCAGTTTATTGCGGATGTAGCAGTAAAAACTCTTTTGGGCTTGGGACCAGGTTTGACTCCCTCGGGGGATGATCTGCTTGTGGGTTACATGAGCGGGTTGGATTTAATATCGACCATAAGTTCCCGCGCCCGGGAGATTAAAAAAATGATGCAGTCCAACGTGCTGTCGTCCCTTGCACGTACAAACGAAATTAGCCAAACACATATCAGGTGGGCTTGTAGAGGGTACTATATGGAACCGCTCACAGCCTTGCTAAAGGCAATTGCGGGGGGGGAGCCAGAAGCAGTTGGCAATAACATGAAAAAATTACTAGCAAGGGGTGCATCTTCGGGTACAGATACAGCTATTGGATTGCTGTTGGCCCTAGAAAACGGAAAGGAGATGCAGCGTAGTGGTTATTCGCTGGCTAATTAA
- a CDS encoding TRAP transporter large permease subunit: MSAIVLLPLLVIIAVLVMRKHMIVAGISGAIVAMIIGHMGLASATKIIMDAIPGMMSMTTPIMYSATALAVAKTGGFDALLRLSRKITGNRVYLVAAAIVLIQALATYAAGLGAGNTMVTGPLAFAAVGAVPELIAGMAIATAASFETSPASAESATISKIAKMDVGTYVNQMFPFTILFWIIGITLAAYGVWRRGRILNEENNEPMSMGQIVRTALPPLYFIIVVVAGKYLNMLFGGYHVFTAPFNMISTLVLATILTKSSMDKMAENLIQGSSFILTRLFAIGVFLGFINILSEIGTFKYIAQIAASAPSFIFVSTAILAGFIVAVPAGAYSVGVISLVVPVLAAVGLTPLQMGLVALAIGMGTQMSPVQINVAALSQTFEMEIESVVRNNAPYVFGVLVLLIILGLFL; this comes from the coding sequence ATGAGTGCAATTGTACTTTTGCCGCTTCTTGTTATCATCGCCGTCCTTGTTATGAGGAAGCATATGATAGTCGCGGGTATCAGTGGTGCAATTGTTGCTATGATTATCGGTCATATGGGCCTGGCGTCGGCGACAAAAATAATAATGGATGCTATTCCCGGCATGATGTCTATGACGACACCGATAATGTATTCCGCGACGGCCCTTGCTGTTGCCAAGACGGGAGGATTTGATGCTCTGCTTCGACTTAGCCGGAAAATCACCGGCAATAGAGTATATCTAGTGGCTGCTGCTATCGTGCTCATTCAGGCGCTAGCAACTTACGCTGCTGGTCTTGGGGCAGGAAATACAATGGTAACCGGCCCATTGGCATTTGCTGCGGTAGGAGCAGTTCCAGAACTAATTGCAGGTATGGCGATTGCAACAGCAGCGAGTTTTGAGACATCCCCAGCTTCTGCCGAGAGTGCCACAATTTCTAAAATCGCAAAGATGGATGTTGGTACCTATGTTAATCAAATGTTTCCATTTACGATCTTATTTTGGATAATTGGTATCACCCTGGCGGCTTATGGAGTTTGGCGAAGGGGACGTATTTTAAACGAAGAAAATAATGAACCCATGTCCATGGGACAGATAGTAAGAACTGCTCTTCCACCTCTCTACTTTATCATTGTAGTTGTCGCCGGTAAGTATTTAAATATGCTATTTGGTGGTTATCATGTCTTTACAGCACCTTTTAACATGATCAGCACTCTTGTGCTAGCAACAATTTTAACAAAATCCTCTATGGATAAGATGGCGGAGAACTTAATTCAAGGTTCTTCTTTCATCCTCACACGTTTGTTTGCAATCGGTGTTTTCCTGGGTTTCATTAATATCCTTTCAGAAATTGGTACCTTTAAATATATAGCTCAGATTGCGGCTAGTGCCCCATCTTTTATCTTCGTATCGACAGCAATTTTGGCTGGCTTCATCGTAGCTGTACCGGCTGGAGCGTATAGCGTTGGCGTAATTAGCCTGGTGGTTCCCGTTCTGGCTGCTGTTGGCCTTACTCCTTTGCAAATGGGACTTGTGGCCCTGGCTATCGGTATGGGTACGCAGATGAGCCCTGTACAGATTAATGTTGCTGCTCTCTCCCAGACATTCGAAATGGAAATTGAAAGCGTTGTCCGCAATAATGCGCCATATGTGTTTGGAGTCCTTGTGTTACTTATCATATTAGGTCTCTTCCTTTAA
- a CDS encoding PucR family transcriptional regulator yields MEISKQRAVFDVESRFKSSFIEYLVDGKITSKEDAIILAERFGWEIANGFTVMLFECDDLQSLYDQEPVFARKKRLKIMEIVNTAVVSLSPGSAVVERGRRLMVLHRPLPGKDIKQLRRNSETLARSCCEELAKRLDTRILVGISRFIADPMKIAEGINQSHQALEIGRRAYERGQVFHFDDLGVYRILLTSDAAEMQRFYDDILGQLVSYDEENKAGLITTLEMLFANDMNLQKTADALFIHYNTLRYRINRIQQITGLDLKSPDDRLSLQLALKILHMKGN; encoded by the coding sequence TTGGAAATAAGCAAGCAACGGGCTGTCTTTGATGTCGAGAGCAGGTTTAAAAGCAGCTTTATTGAGTATCTCGTGGATGGTAAAATTACCTCAAAGGAAGATGCGATTATTTTGGCCGAAAGATTTGGGTGGGAGATTGCTAACGGCTTTACAGTCATGTTATTTGAATGTGATGATTTGCAGTCGCTTTACGATCAGGAGCCAGTATTTGCCCGCAAGAAACGGCTTAAGATAATGGAGATAGTGAATACAGCGGTTGTTTCGTTATCTCCGGGGTCAGCGGTTGTCGAGAGAGGGAGGCGGTTAATGGTGTTGCACCGCCCTCTGCCAGGAAAAGATATCAAACAGTTGCGGAGAAATTCCGAGACTTTGGCCCGTTCCTGTTGTGAAGAGCTAGCGAAGCGGTTAGATACACGAATACTCGTCGGGATTAGCCGCTTTATCGCCGACCCCATGAAGATTGCCGAAGGTATAAACCAATCCCACCAGGCACTGGAAATAGGGAGACGTGCTTACGAACGGGGTCAAGTTTTTCACTTTGACGACCTGGGTGTCTACCGCATTTTATTGACTTCTGATGCTGCAGAGATGCAACGTTTCTATGACGATATCTTAGGCCAACTGGTCTCTTATGATGAAGAAAATAAAGCCGGTCTAATTACAACGCTGGAGATGTTATTTGCTAATGATATGAACCTGCAGAAAACAGCTGATGCCTTGTTTATTCACTATAATACTTTGAGATACCGCATAAACCGGATACAACAAATTACTGGCCTTGATTTAAAGTCTCCGGATGATCGCCTGAGCCTGCAGCTTGCCCTTAAAATCCTGCACATGAAAGGAAATTAA
- a CDS encoding PucR family transcriptional regulator ligand-binding domain-containing protein, whose product MGITVREALRLPQLEGAVLVGGEQGLDRIINSVNIMEVPDIGNYIKPAELLLTTAYPIKDDIRALENLIPELNKCGLAALAIKPERYIREIPEIMIKQANKYKFPLIKLPNSASFNEIINPILTEILNRQAAILQRNEQLSKALTGIVLYGGGLAEIARTLAGLLGLPVSIHDPAFRKIASWLAPRDFGADNNRALAELVNDSKQLAEACKCGREQLVFNCAGGLYAICRPVTVAEEIYAYLFIWGP is encoded by the coding sequence ATGGGAATTACTGTAAGAGAAGCGCTGCGCTTGCCTCAGTTGGAGGGAGCAGTACTTGTCGGTGGTGAACAGGGACTTGATCGTATAATCAATTCTGTGAACATCATGGAAGTACCGGATATAGGAAATTATATAAAACCCGCAGAGCTTTTGCTGACAACCGCGTATCCTATTAAAGATGATATCAGAGCTCTGGAAAATTTGATACCCGAATTAAACAAATGCGGATTGGCCGCGCTGGCCATAAAGCCGGAACGCTATATCCGTGAGATTCCAGAGATTATGATTAAGCAGGCCAACAAATACAAGTTTCCCTTGATTAAATTGCCCAATAGCGCTTCATTTAACGAAATTATAAACCCTATTTTAACCGAAATTTTAAACCGCCAGGCGGCCATCCTGCAAAGGAATGAACAACTTAGCAAAGCACTAACCGGTATAGTACTATATGGCGGAGGGCTGGCTGAGATCGCGCGGACCCTAGCTGGCTTACTGGGGTTGCCAGTCTCCATTCATGATCCTGCCTTCCGAAAGATAGCTTCATGGTTAGCGCCCCGCGATTTCGGTGCTGATAATAACCGGGCACTGGCTGAACTTGTAAATGACAGCAAACAGCTGGCAGAAGCCTGTAAGTGTGGTAGGGAACAATTGGTATTTAACTGTGCTGGTGGGTTATATGCCATATGCCGCCCTGTCACAGTTGCTGAGGAAATTTATGCATACTTGTTTATCTGGGGGCCCTAA
- the pyrE gene encoding orotate phosphoribosyltransferase has protein sequence MLSREEVLDIFRRTGVLWEGHFVLTSGLHSGRYLQCARVQQFPEENTLLCHELAARFKDRGITTVIGPAIGAIIMAYEMARQLGARCLFTERENGVMTLRRSFTLEPGEKVLVVEDVITTGGSVREVIEVVKQHGAVPVGVGVLVDRSGGRADVGAPVEPLITFDIETYQPGDCPLCRQGVPVVKPGSRQLKP, from the coding sequence ATGTTAAGTCGTGAAGAAGTCCTGGATATCTTCCGCCGCACCGGGGTCCTGTGGGAGGGGCACTTCGTCTTGACCTCCGGTCTCCACAGCGGTCGTTATCTCCAGTGCGCCCGGGTGCAGCAGTTCCCAGAGGAAAATACCCTTCTCTGCCACGAGCTGGCCGCCAGGTTTAAGGACCGGGGTATTACCACGGTCATCGGCCCGGCCATCGGCGCTATTATCATGGCTTATGAAATGGCCCGCCAGCTGGGGGCCCGGTGCCTCTTTACCGAGCGGGAAAACGGCGTCATGACCCTGCGCCGCAGCTTCACCCTGGAACCCGGGGAAAAGGTTCTGGTGGTAGAAGACGTCATTACCACCGGCGGGTCGGTGCGGGAAGTAATCGAGGTAGTGAAACAGCACGGAGCCGTGCCGGTGGGAGTCGGGGTGCTGGTGGACCGCAGCGGCGGCCGGGCCGACGTCGGCGCGCCCGTGGAGCCTCTGATTACCTTTGATATTGAGACGTATCAGCCCGGGGATTGCCCCTTATGCCGGCAGGGGGTGCCGGTGGTTAAACCGGGGAGCAGGCAGCTTAAGCCTTAG
- a CDS encoding dihydroorotate dehydrogenase encodes MEQAEKRPGVNPKEEDEKLGARGKGLAGTGCAGSGLKSRSTPQEPETGAGVNLEVQLGDLTLPNPVMPASGTFGFGEEYAPFLDLNRLGALVVKTITLEPTPGNPPPRLMETPSGLLNSIGLQNPGLEVFLREKLPYLRRFTPPLIVNIAGRTVEEYGELAARLSAAEGIAALEVNISCPNVREGGIVFGTVPEMAARVTATVKGQTHLPVIVKLTPNVTDITVLARAVEDAGADALSLINTLQGMAIDLETRRPALANIVGGLSGPAIKPVALCAVWRVARAVKIPVIGMGGIVTARDALEFLLAGARAVAVGTAGLVNPRAIIEVIDGIKAYLQEQGLQDVNELVGALRI; translated from the coding sequence ATGGAGCAGGCTGAGAAGAGGCCCGGAGTGAATCCTAAAGAAGAAGACGAGAAGTTGGGGGCCAGAGGTAAGGGACTTGCAGGAACAGGCTGCGCCGGTTCCGGGCTAAAGTCACGATCTACTCCTCAAGAGCCGGAAACCGGTGCCGGGGTCAACCTGGAGGTACAGCTTGGGGACCTGACCCTGCCGAACCCCGTCATGCCGGCCTCCGGTACCTTCGGCTTTGGCGAGGAATACGCACCTTTTCTGGACCTCAACCGCCTGGGGGCCCTGGTTGTGAAGACCATTACCCTGGAGCCGACCCCCGGCAACCCGCCGCCGCGTTTAATGGAGACTCCCTCCGGTTTACTCAACTCCATCGGGCTCCAGAACCCGGGCCTGGAGGTTTTTCTCCGGGAGAAACTGCCTTATTTGCGCCGGTTTACTCCCCCGCTGATTGTAAATATTGCCGGCAGGACGGTAGAGGAATACGGCGAGCTGGCTGCCAGGCTAAGCGCGGCGGAGGGTATTGCCGCCCTGGAGGTCAACATCTCCTGCCCCAATGTCCGGGAGGGAGGTATTGTCTTCGGCACGGTGCCGGAAATGGCCGCCCGGGTGACGGCAACGGTAAAAGGGCAAACCCACCTGCCGGTGATAGTTAAACTGACGCCCAATGTTACCGATATTACGGTCCTGGCCAGGGCGGTGGAGGACGCCGGGGCCGATGCCCTTTCCCTGATCAATACCCTTCAGGGTATGGCCATCGACCTGGAGACCCGACGGCCGGCCCTGGCCAATATCGTCGGGGGCCTGAGCGGCCCGGCCATTAAACCGGTGGCCCTCTGTGCCGTCTGGCGGGTGGCCCGGGCGGTAAAGATCCCGGTAATCGGCATGGGCGGTATCGTGACCGCCCGGGATGCCCTGGAGTTCCTCCTGGCCGGGGCCAGGGCCGTGGCGGTAGGCACAGCCGGCCTGGTGAATCCCCGGGCTATAATCGAAGTGATTGACGGGATTAAAGCCTACCTGCAGGAACAGGGTTTGCAGGATGTCAACGAACTGGTAGGCGCCTTGCGAATTTAA
- a CDS encoding dihydroorotate dehydrogenase electron transfer subunit, giving the protein MQKLEAEVVASIRIGPDICLLRLKAPAIAATARPGQFVHLRCGEGLDPLLRRPLSIHDSGDGELTLFYQVKGRGTAWLSRQHPGSKVDLLGPLGRGFTLVSGRRLALVAGGLGMAPLFFLARQARELGNEVDFFYGARNSRGLHRLEALEDLGIRLFIATDDGSAGFRGPVTALWEKQLKDNHYDRAYACGPRPALAAFARLAAAAAVPAEVSLEERMACGFGACRGCVTALRDSRGEKYYENVCTGGPVFDVAAVCWEG; this is encoded by the coding sequence ATGCAGAAACTGGAAGCGGAAGTAGTGGCCTCCATCAGGATAGGTCCGGACATCTGCCTGCTGCGGTTGAAGGCCCCGGCTATCGCCGCTACCGCCCGGCCGGGCCAGTTTGTCCACCTGCGCTGTGGAGAGGGCCTGGATCCCCTCCTGCGGCGCCCCTTAAGTATCCATGACTCAGGTGACGGGGAATTAACCCTTTTCTACCAGGTCAAAGGCCGGGGCACGGCCTGGCTGAGCCGTCAGCATCCCGGCAGCAAGGTAGATCTCCTGGGACCCCTGGGCCGGGGTTTTACCCTGGTGTCCGGCCGGCGGCTGGCCCTGGTAGCCGGGGGCCTGGGAATGGCACCCTTATTTTTCCTGGCCCGGCAGGCCAGGGAACTGGGCAACGAGGTCGACTTTTTTTACGGTGCCCGGAACAGTCGGGGGTTGCACCGGCTGGAGGCTTTAGAGGACCTGGGTATCCGGTTGTTTATCGCCACCGACGACGGGAGCGCCGGTTTCCGGGGACCGGTGACGGCCCTCTGGGAAAAACAGTTAAAGGATAACCACTACGACCGGGCTTACGCCTGTGGTCCCCGGCCGGCCCTGGCGGCCTTTGCCCGCCTGGCGGCAGCGGCGGCCGTCCCGGCCGAGGTTTCCCTGGAAGAGAGGATGGCCTGCGGCTTCGGCGCCTGCCGGGGTTGTGTCACCGCCCTCCGGGACAGCCGGGGGGAGAAGTATTACGAAAATGTCTGCACCGGCGGTCCGGTCTTCGATGTCGCTGCCGTATGCTGGGAGGGTTAG